In the Palaeococcus pacificus DY20341 genome, one interval contains:
- a CDS encoding 1,4-alpha-glucan branching protein, with translation MVKGYFGLVLHTHIPYVRKHGRWPFGEEWVFEAIAETYIPLLMAFEELKEKGVRFSLTIGITPVLMEQLSDEYMKKEFEAYMERKLGAMEEDLTKYDGELKRAVEYMLGYFSDVYNYWKRINGDILGELKKLQDEGYIEVITSAATHGYLPLLERDEAIEAQIANGILTYEKYFGRKSRGIWLPECAYRPEGFWQSPSSGEVIWRKGLEKILEKYGIEFFFVESHIIDEGPASFGYGQVIPAKRPKSTLRPYFIKGTNIAVFGRNRETGHQVWSADIGYPGDFWYREFHKKAPKSGGQYWRITSKDVDLGDKEPYVPDKALERVEEHARHFVNLVKGLLEDYERKYGEEGIIVAPYDTELYGHWWFEGIKWIARIFELMEEEGIETTSISKFLDHYKGEKYEIELPEGSWGMYGTHYTWWNSEVEWMWEYVHFAERRMVALASKYLGEDELGDRILEQLGRELLLLESSDWQFLITTGQAKSYGKRRLLEHANAFHRLANALEAYFENGKFEEMEFLEELEERDNPFRPIKIDVYVSEDSIEVPKYAEPPEIHANIEGSTKVAKESSYPFVAVCEEIKVDGQFEIQKAELKEEREDFEAKLLAIKGIGPKTVEKLKKAGIKSVEDLKKADLKVLSKKTRVPLKRLQRAVKRL, from the coding sequence ATGGTTAAGGGATACTTTGGGCTTGTGCTCCATACGCACATTCCCTACGTGAGGAAGCACGGCAGGTGGCCTTTTGGAGAGGAGTGGGTCTTTGAAGCAATTGCGGAGACATATATCCCTCTCTTGATGGCATTTGAAGAGCTTAAAGAGAAAGGAGTTAGATTTAGCCTTACTATTGGCATTACGCCGGTTTTAATGGAACAGCTCAGCGATGAGTATATGAAGAAAGAGTTCGAGGCTTACATGGAGCGCAAGTTGGGGGCTATGGAAGAGGACTTAACAAAGTACGACGGCGAGCTTAAAAGAGCGGTTGAGTATATGCTGGGATATTTTAGCGACGTTTATAACTATTGGAAGAGGATAAATGGTGATATATTAGGAGAGCTCAAAAAACTCCAAGACGAAGGATACATTGAGGTCATAACTTCAGCCGCTACTCATGGCTATTTGCCGCTCCTCGAGAGGGACGAAGCTATAGAGGCCCAAATAGCGAACGGCATTTTAACTTACGAGAAATACTTTGGGAGAAAGTCAAGGGGAATTTGGCTCCCGGAGTGTGCTTATAGGCCAGAAGGATTTTGGCAGAGCCCAAGCAGTGGAGAGGTAATTTGGAGAAAAGGCCTTGAGAAAATTTTGGAAAAGTATGGAATAGAGTTCTTCTTCGTGGAGAGCCACATTATAGACGAAGGGCCAGCGAGCTTTGGTTATGGGCAAGTTATACCCGCTAAAAGGCCAAAGTCGACTTTGAGGCCCTATTTCATAAAAGGAACTAACATCGCAGTCTTTGGAAGGAATAGAGAAACCGGGCATCAAGTCTGGAGCGCCGATATAGGCTATCCTGGAGACTTTTGGTACCGCGAATTCCACAAGAAGGCCCCAAAGAGCGGAGGACAGTATTGGAGGATTACTTCAAAAGACGTGGATCTTGGGGACAAAGAGCCCTACGTTCCAGATAAGGCACTTGAAAGGGTTGAAGAGCACGCAAGGCACTTTGTGAACCTTGTAAAGGGGCTTTTAGAAGATTATGAAAGGAAATATGGTGAGGAGGGAATAATAGTCGCGCCCTACGATACCGAGCTTTACGGGCACTGGTGGTTTGAGGGAATAAAGTGGATTGCTAGGATATTTGAGCTCATGGAAGAGGAAGGCATTGAGACCACGAGCATTTCAAAGTTTTTAGACCATTATAAGGGCGAGAAGTATGAGATTGAACTCCCAGAGGGCTCTTGGGGAATGTATGGGACGCACTACACTTGGTGGAACAGCGAAGTTGAGTGGATGTGGGAGTACGTCCACTTTGCAGAGAGAAGGATGGTTGCTTTGGCGAGCAAGTACCTCGGAGAGGACGAGCTGGGCGATAGAATCTTAGAGCAGCTGGGGAGAGAGCTCCTCCTTTTAGAGAGTAGCGACTGGCAGTTCCTAATCACAACGGGCCAGGCTAAGTCCTATGGGAAGAGGAGGCTTTTGGAGCATGCTAATGCCTTCCATCGCCTAGCAAATGCTCTAGAGGCCTATTTCGAAAACGGAAAATTTGAAGAGATGGAATTTTTAGAAGAGCTTGAAGAAAGGGACAACCCCTTCAGGCCAATAAAAATTGATGTCTATGTTAGTGAAGACTCCATTGAAGTGCCCAAATATGCAGAACCTCCCGAAATTCATGCAAATATCGAGGGAAGCACTAAGGTTGCGAAGGAAAGTTCATATCCTTTTGTGGCCGTATGTGAGGAAATCAAGGTGGATGGACAGTTCGAGATTCAGAAGGCGGAGCTTAAAGAAGAACGAGAGGATTTTGAAGCAAAGCTTTTAGCAATAAAAGGCATAGGGCCTAAAACGGTTGAAAAGCTGAAAAAGGCCGGGATAAAGAGCGTTGAGGATTTAAAGAAGGCTGACCTAAAGGTCCTTTCCAAGAAAACAAGAGTGCCCCTAAAGAGGCTCCAAAGGGCTGTAAAGAGACTTTAG
- a CDS encoding P-II family nitrogen regulator: MKKIEAIIREEDFERVKSALKAIGIIPLTVYPVKGRGVQGGVPPYDLLPKMKLELFVKDEDVEHVVETIIQNARRGIPGDGKIIIMPIEEAVRVRTGERGKQALY; the protein is encoded by the coding sequence ATGAAGAAGATTGAGGCTATTATAAGGGAGGAGGATTTTGAAAGGGTTAAAAGTGCTCTGAAGGCGATTGGGATAATACCCCTAACTGTTTACCCTGTGAAGGGGAGGGGAGTTCAAGGAGGTGTTCCGCCCTACGACCTCCTTCCGAAAATGAAGCTTGAGCTTTTCGTTAAAGATGAAGATGTAGAACATGTGGTTGAAACAATAATTCAAAACGCTAGACGGGGAATTCCCGGTGATGGGAAGATAATTATTATGCCAATTGAAGAGGCTGTAAGAGTTAGGACAGGCGAAAGAGGAAAGCAAGCGCTCTACTAG